One segment of Paenibacillus rhizovicinus DNA contains the following:
- a CDS encoding complex I subunit 4 family protein, giving the protein MLADLPILSMITFSPLLGLLVLLFLPKQRSRWIKITAITATVLPLLLSLWLYADYDSVKGGKAYEETATWLSTSLNKEAVGDVSSYTLQMQYHMGVDGLSMPLLLLTTIVGVMAALASVHIKKRWKAFYIWFLLLEVGMIGVFLARDVFLFFVFFEMTLIPMFFLIGIWGYMNREQAANKFLLYNGIGSAIMLLAFVLLVATAGFRADQQPELQQTHLSYSGSYEVISSNLADKDAYVNMPQLSQGSDNPLYLSDRMHWVIYLLLLIAFGIKLPIFPFHTWMLKVHAEAPPSVVMIHSGVLLKMGAYGLLRFGVFMFPGETKDWATVLAILGVINILYGAVLALVQKEFKLVLAYSSISHMGIVLLGIASLNEVGLHGAIIQLVSHGFISALLFLIVGSIHERTGSTELKDLGGLARSMPFLSGVLLAAGMASLGLPGLSGFVGEFLSLLGLFDSMRVLTGIAVLGVILTAVYVLRSVLGITFGTMPERFGALRDVRLVEAVPMITLLAFIVLIGVYPAVLTDPMKHGFDSLLQQLSDKAGR; this is encoded by the coding sequence ATGCTCGCGGATCTTCCGATATTATCGATGATTACGTTCTCGCCGCTGCTCGGCCTGCTCGTGCTGTTGTTTCTGCCGAAGCAGCGAAGCCGCTGGATCAAAATAACCGCGATCACGGCAACGGTTCTTCCGCTTCTGCTGTCGCTCTGGCTGTATGCGGACTATGACAGCGTCAAGGGCGGCAAAGCGTACGAGGAAACGGCGACCTGGCTGTCGACATCGCTGAATAAAGAGGCTGTCGGCGATGTCAGCTCCTACACGCTGCAAATGCAATACCATATGGGCGTGGACGGTTTATCCATGCCGCTGCTTCTCTTGACGACCATCGTCGGCGTTATGGCCGCGCTGGCTTCCGTCCATATCAAGAAGCGGTGGAAGGCGTTCTACATTTGGTTCCTGCTGCTGGAGGTCGGCATGATCGGCGTTTTCCTGGCGCGGGACGTGTTCCTCTTCTTCGTTTTCTTCGAAATGACGCTCATCCCGATGTTCTTCTTAATCGGCATCTGGGGTTATATGAACCGCGAGCAGGCAGCGAACAAGTTTCTGCTCTACAACGGAATCGGATCTGCGATCATGCTGCTGGCGTTCGTCCTGCTTGTAGCCACGGCCGGCTTTAGAGCCGATCAACAGCCGGAACTGCAGCAGACGCATCTGTCCTACAGCGGAAGCTACGAAGTGATCAGCTCCAATCTCGCGGACAAGGATGCTTACGTCAATATGCCGCAGTTGTCGCAGGGCTCGGATAACCCGCTCTATCTGTCCGACCGCATGCACTGGGTCATTTATCTGCTGCTGCTGATCGCATTCGGCATCAAGCTGCCTATCTTCCCGTTCCATACGTGGATGTTGAAGGTGCATGCGGAGGCGCCTCCGTCCGTCGTCATGATTCACTCCGGCGTGCTGCTTAAGATGGGGGCCTATGGCCTGCTGCGGTTCGGGGTCTTCATGTTCCCGGGGGAGACGAAGGACTGGGCGACGGTGCTGGCCATACTCGGCGTCATTAATATTCTGTACGGCGCGGTGCTCGCGCTCGTTCAGAAGGAGTTCAAGCTCGTGCTGGCCTACTCTTCCATCAGTCATATGGGCATCGTGCTGCTCGGGATCGCCTCGCTGAACGAGGTAGGGCTGCATGGCGCGATCATTCAGCTCGTCTCGCACGGATTCATATCCGCGCTGCTCTTCTTGATCGTCGGCAGCATCCACGAACGCACGGGCTCGACGGAGCTGAAGGACCTGGGCGGGCTTGCCCGGAGCATGCCGTTCTTAAGCGGCGTCCTGCTGGCTGCGGGGATGGCGTCGCTGGGGCTGCCGGGCTTGTCCGGCTTCGTCGGCGAGTTCCTCTCGCTGCTCGGATTGTTCGACTCCATGCGGGTCCTTACGGGCATCGCCGTCCTGGGCGTTATCTTAACGGCGGTCTATGTACTCCGAAGCGTGCTGGGCATCACGTTCGGTACCATGCCGGAACGGTTCGGGGCTTTGCGGGACGTTCGGCTCGTGGAAGCGGTGCCGATGATCACGCTGCTGGCCTTCATCGTGCTGATCGGGGTATATCCGGCCGTATTGACGGATCCGATGAAGCACGGCTTCGACTCGCTGCTGCAGCAGCTATCTGATAAGGCGGGGAGGTAG
- a CDS encoding NADH-quinone oxidoreductase subunit N: MDAAQQLQSLTWSDAAYLAPEWILIVSMIALAVLDLFLPRRAITGWLTLAGLLVSLGAVIYRLIDLANAAPQMNANGQLASAAIRIMADSYRIDYFSSLMKIVFLVATALIVLMSLGTVKRSDIPDRGEFYYLLLPAVCGAMIMASSGDMITLYIGLELLSITTYVLVGIRKHAVQSTEAAFKYVVTGGISSALLLFGMSYLYGITGATNLGAIAEGIKTHGIDYPAMLYVAFFFIIAGLGIKIAAAPFHYWATDVYQGAPTPITAFLAVVSKGAAFAVIFRIVYNLAFYASSPGKPVTQDVFLVLLILAAAAMLIGSTMALRQFNVKRLFALSGVANAGYMLVPVGLSIKGMHYSGVGEFIFYLAVYLLMTIGALSVVAVISKSAGHEEVGGFAGLYYRAPWTAIAMIVFVLSLAGLPITGGFFGKLFILLGAAQSKDYWIAAVMVVSSVISYYFYFGLIRQMFMRSTSDADVHVPVTSGIVIWLCALATVALGIVPGPVLDWINSHFSLMNDLFIPFQ; the protein is encoded by the coding sequence ATGGACGCTGCACAACAACTGCAGTCACTCACTTGGAGCGATGCGGCCTATCTCGCCCCGGAATGGATTTTGATCGTAAGCATGATCGCGCTGGCGGTGCTGGACTTGTTCCTGCCGCGCCGTGCGATAACGGGCTGGCTGACGCTCGCCGGACTGCTGGTTTCGCTCGGAGCCGTCATTTATCGCTTGATCGATCTTGCGAATGCGGCGCCGCAGATGAACGCGAATGGGCAGCTGGCAAGCGCCGCCATACGAATTATGGCGGACAGCTACCGCATCGACTATTTCTCCAGTCTAATGAAGATCGTGTTCCTCGTGGCGACCGCGCTGATCGTGCTGATGAGCCTCGGCACGGTGAAACGGTCGGACATTCCGGACCGGGGAGAATTCTATTACTTGCTGCTGCCGGCCGTATGCGGCGCGATGATCATGGCATCCTCCGGCGACATGATTACGCTGTATATCGGACTCGAGCTGCTCAGCATCACCACCTACGTGCTCGTCGGCATTCGCAAGCATGCCGTGCAGTCGACCGAGGCGGCTTTCAAATACGTGGTAACGGGCGGAATATCCTCCGCGCTGCTGCTGTTCGGGATGTCTTACTTGTACGGCATCACGGGAGCGACCAACTTGGGAGCGATCGCCGAGGGCATCAAGACGCACGGCATTGATTATCCGGCCATGCTGTATGTCGCGTTCTTCTTCATTATCGCGGGCTTGGGCATCAAAATCGCGGCTGCTCCGTTCCATTACTGGGCGACGGACGTCTACCAAGGCGCGCCGACGCCGATTACCGCTTTCCTCGCGGTCGTATCGAAAGGCGCAGCTTTCGCCGTCATTTTCCGAATCGTCTACAATTTGGCATTCTATGCTTCTTCGCCGGGGAAACCGGTCACGCAAGACGTCTTCCTCGTCCTGCTCATATTGGCTGCCGCTGCGATGCTGATCGGTTCCACCATGGCGCTGCGGCAATTCAACGTCAAACGGCTGTTCGCGCTGTCAGGCGTCGCCAATGCGGGGTACATGCTCGTTCCGGTGGGCTTATCGATCAAAGGGATGCATTACTCCGGCGTCGGCGAATTCATCTTCTATCTGGCGGTCTATCTGCTAATGACGATCGGTGCGCTTTCGGTCGTCGCCGTCATTTCTAAATCCGCAGGGCACGAAGAGGTCGGCGGCTTTGCCGGCTTGTATTACAGGGCTCCGTGGACGGCGATCGCGATGATCGTCTTCGTGCTTTCCCTGGCCGGACTGCCGATTACGGGCGGATTCTTCGGGAAGCTGTTCATCTTGCTCGGAGCAGCGCAGTCCAAGGACTACTGGATCGCGGCCGTCATGGTCGTCAGCAGCGTCATTTCGTACTACTTCTACTTCGGTCTGATCCGCCAAATGTTCATGCGTTCCACGAGCGATGCGGACGTGCACGTACCGGTAACGAGCGGCATCGTCATCTGGCTGTGCGCGCTCGCGACGGTCGCGCTCGGCATCGTGCCAGGACCGGTGCTGGACTGGATCAACAGCCATTTCTCGCTCATGAACGATCTGTTCATTCCTTTTCAATAG
- a CDS encoding S8 family serine peptidase produces the protein MLAAEPASNDPELPKQQFLNQIGAKQAWTKVRDQKDITIALIDTGVDLNHPDLKDNLVPGTNLVAPGKPPEDDNGHGTEVAGVIAGEGNNKLGIAGILWHAKIMPVKALDADGYGDEERLGEAITYAVDHGARIVVLSVGLYRYSPYLKDIATYAESKGALLVAASGNDGEVLGDKAKVKYPAAFPTVMAVAGATPGGSPETRSNAGPEIDLAAPWRVYTTALGGGYTQEEGTSMAAPQVAAAAALVWAVHPEYKPYQIRGLLRQTAQDIGNPGFDNASGYGLLQIDKAVTASLQADSFEPNNSRQSAKLFPLDTKIAAELSGSADADWYRIEAPYDGTVSIQVQSLPAAGESVPTLELTHGGDTSDQSVKQTKLSNQTVEWHVKKGRNDFEVRLFNRSSKQKMAYLLTSSFQIAPDAYEMNDKQYQAFTLQPKSQQIVGNFHQTGDQDWYAIHFETGGTLKLSVTTDSARMDPALAYQRQGGTLLEEDANSEGEGEATEPIDISPGTYYIRMRNAMSAQASSTASQYKLNLQFITRYADPNEPNDKSYEATGVSPGARYSGVIGVQGDVDWYQVRLAAASMVTVQLSGIPAGISMKAEVFDKRQKQVTSMKSAPSASAVAKEQRLEAGLYYIKVTASAAFDKQYYGLQVKAETLVAGFRDIDGHWAESAIVALNKKGIVGGSGNYRFNPDQSISRAETVSMLARAIKPQGSASKVKFNDVSASHWAYASIVNAAGAGWIGGYPGGGFGPGRPVTREEMTVILLRALHVQSVRPTAAAFNDVPANRWSAPAIWTAAHKGLMGGYSDNRFEPERPATRAEFASVLLRALNANLG, from the coding sequence ATGCTGGCGGCCGAACCGGCGAGCAATGACCCGGAACTGCCGAAGCAGCAGTTCCTGAACCAGATCGGCGCCAAGCAGGCGTGGACGAAGGTCCGCGATCAGAAGGACATCACGATCGCGCTGATCGACACCGGCGTCGACCTCAATCATCCCGATCTCAAAGACAACCTCGTGCCCGGTACCAATCTGGTTGCTCCGGGCAAGCCGCCGGAGGACGACAACGGCCATGGAACCGAAGTGGCCGGCGTCATTGCGGGCGAAGGAAACAACAAGCTGGGCATTGCCGGCATTCTCTGGCATGCCAAAATCATGCCCGTCAAAGCGCTGGACGCCGATGGCTACGGCGACGAGGAACGCCTTGGCGAAGCCATTACCTATGCCGTCGACCATGGCGCGCGGATTGTAGTGCTTTCCGTTGGCCTGTATCGCTACTCGCCTTATTTGAAAGACATCGCCACGTATGCCGAGTCCAAAGGCGCATTGCTCGTTGCGGCAAGCGGCAACGACGGAGAAGTGCTGGGGGACAAAGCGAAGGTGAAGTATCCCGCCGCTTTTCCGACCGTCATGGCGGTAGCCGGCGCGACGCCCGGGGGCAGTCCCGAGACCCGGTCCAATGCCGGACCGGAAATCGATCTTGCCGCCCCCTGGCGCGTATATACGACGGCGCTTGGCGGAGGCTATACGCAGGAGGAAGGTACGTCGATGGCAGCGCCGCAGGTGGCGGCTGCGGCTGCGCTCGTCTGGGCCGTGCATCCCGAATACAAGCCTTACCAGATTCGGGGTCTGCTTCGCCAGACGGCGCAGGATATCGGCAACCCGGGCTTCGATAACGCGAGCGGATACGGACTGCTGCAGATCGACAAGGCCGTCACCGCGTCGCTGCAGGCCGACAGCTTCGAACCGAATAACAGCCGGCAGTCGGCGAAGCTTTTTCCGCTCGACACGAAGATTGCGGCTGAGCTGTCCGGCAGCGCGGATGCCGACTGGTACCGCATAGAAGCCCCGTACGACGGTACGGTTTCCATCCAGGTTCAAAGTCTGCCGGCCGCAGGGGAGAGCGTCCCGACGCTCGAGCTGACCCATGGCGGCGATACGTCCGACCAAAGCGTAAAACAAACGAAACTAAGCAACCAAACGGTGGAGTGGCACGTTAAGAAAGGGAGAAACGATTTCGAGGTGCGTTTATTCAATAGAAGCAGCAAGCAGAAGATGGCTTATTTGCTGACTTCCTCGTTCCAGATCGCGCCGGATGCTTACGAAATGAACGATAAGCAATACCAGGCGTTTACTTTACAGCCCAAATCGCAGCAAATCGTCGGCAACTTTCACCAGACCGGCGACCAGGATTGGTATGCGATTCATTTTGAGACCGGCGGTACGCTGAAGCTGTCCGTGACGACCGATTCCGCCCGTATGGACCCTGCGCTGGCGTACCAGCGGCAGGGCGGCACGCTGCTGGAAGAAGACGCGAACAGCGAAGGGGAAGGCGAGGCCACGGAGCCGATCGACATCTCGCCGGGCACTTACTACATTCGTATGCGCAATGCGATGTCGGCGCAGGCCAGTTCGACGGCATCGCAATATAAGCTGAACTTGCAATTCATTACGCGGTACGCCGATCCAAACGAGCCTAATGACAAATCGTACGAGGCAACCGGCGTTTCGCCGGGCGCCCGCTACTCCGGCGTCATTGGCGTACAGGGAGATGTAGATTGGTACCAGGTGAGGCTTGCCGCGGCCAGCATGGTCACCGTGCAGTTGAGCGGCATTCCCGCGGGCATATCGATGAAAGCAGAAGTGTTCGACAAACGTCAGAAGCAGGTAACATCGATGAAGTCGGCTCCGAGCGCTTCGGCCGTCGCCAAGGAACAGCGGCTGGAAGCCGGGCTTTATTACATCAAGGTGACCGCAAGCGCCGCCTTCGATAAGCAATATTACGGCCTGCAGGTAAAAGCGGAGACGCTGGTGGCCGGCTTCCGGGATATTGACGGCCATTGGGCGGAGTCGGCGATCGTGGCGTTGAACAAGAAGGGCATCGTCGGCGGCAGCGGCAACTACCGCTTTAACCCGGACCAAAGTATCTCGCGGGCGGAGACCGTTTCCATGCTCGCGAGGGCGATCAAGCCTCAAGGAAGCGCGTCGAAGGTGAAATTCAATGACGTGTCTGCTAGTCACTGGGCATATGCGTCCATCGTGAACGCGGCGGGGGCTGGCTGGATCGGCGGTTATCCTGGCGGCGGCTTCGGCCCGGGACGTCCCGTAACCAGGGAAGAAATGACCGTCATCCTGCTGCGGGCGTTGCATGTGCAGAGCGTGCGTCCGACGGCGGCGGCGTTCAACGACGTACCGGCCAACCGCTGGTCCGCGCCTGCCATTTGGACAGCTGCGCACAAAGGCCTCATGGGAGGATATTCGGACAATCGCTTCGAACCGGAGCGCCCGGCCACCCGGGCCGAGTTTGCTTCTGTGCTGCTGCGTGCGCTTAATGCGAATTTAGGATAG
- a CDS encoding DUF1146 family protein yields the protein MDQVASSAGMHALMSIVIELFSIALAWIVIQEIKWDAIMKRPRGPQVRLVQIVLSIVLGHGFASFVLAYWNWSGLLRGIVE from the coding sequence ATGGATCAAGTCGCCTCATCGGCCGGCATGCATGCTTTAATGTCGATCGTCATCGAATTGTTCAGCATCGCGCTCGCCTGGATCGTCATTCAGGAAATTAAATGGGATGCTATCATGAAACGACCTCGCGGCCCTCAAGTCCGTTTGGTGCAGATCGTGCTGTCCATCGTGCTGGGTCACGGTTTTGCTTCTTTCGTCCTGGCTTACTGGAACTGGTCGGGGCTGCTCAGGGGCATTGTCGAATAA
- the murA gene encoding UDP-N-acetylglucosamine 1-carboxyvinyltransferase, whose amino-acid sequence MSKIIVRGGKRLSGTVRVSGAKNAVLPILAATLLAKDGESVIHDVPFLDDVQTIQQVLSALGGKLTYDNETMRISAENLVSFEAPYEWVRKMRASFLVMGPLLARLGRARISLPGGCAIGTRPIDQHLKGFEAMGAEIALGQGFIEARTEGKLKGAKIYLDFASVGATENIMMAAVLADGTTTIENAAKEPEIVDLANYLNAMGAIVRGAGTGIIRIEGVESLSGVSHTVIPDRVEAGTYMIAAAMTGGDVHIEGAIGDHLAPVISKLQEMGVAITETDIGIRVTAAKKLKSVDVKTLPYPGFPTDMQSQMMALLMVSEGTSIVTETVFENRFMHVEEFQKMNAHIKVDGRTAIVSGGTKLTGAKVTATDLRAGAALVCAALCADGESEITGIHHVDRGYVDITGKLASLGADILREENTESAQPLYVKVLEDVAAALEEAEPAIVAARTQEPAKREKELPRMKAQPTWA is encoded by the coding sequence ATGAGCAAAATAATCGTCCGCGGCGGCAAGCGACTATCCGGAACTGTCCGCGTAAGCGGCGCAAAGAACGCCGTATTACCGATTCTCGCTGCCACGTTACTCGCAAAGGATGGCGAAAGCGTCATTCATGACGTACCTTTTCTGGATGATGTCCAAACAATTCAACAAGTGCTTTCCGCGCTTGGCGGGAAGCTGACATATGATAATGAGACGATGCGCATTTCCGCCGAAAATCTCGTTTCGTTCGAAGCTCCATACGAGTGGGTGCGCAAAATGCGTGCTTCCTTCCTCGTCATGGGTCCCCTGCTCGCCCGTCTCGGACGCGCAAGAATTTCGCTGCCAGGCGGCTGCGCGATCGGAACGCGTCCGATCGACCAGCATTTGAAAGGCTTTGAAGCGATGGGCGCGGAGATCGCGCTCGGTCAAGGCTTTATCGAAGCCCGGACGGAAGGCAAGCTCAAGGGCGCCAAGATCTATCTGGATTTCGCAAGCGTCGGCGCGACGGAGAATATTATGATGGCGGCCGTGCTTGCGGATGGAACGACGACGATCGAGAATGCGGCGAAAGAGCCGGAAATCGTGGATTTGGCCAATTACCTGAACGCCATGGGCGCAATCGTCCGCGGCGCAGGCACGGGCATTATCCGCATCGAAGGCGTGGAATCGCTGAGCGGCGTATCGCATACCGTTATCCCTGACCGCGTAGAAGCGGGTACTTACATGATTGCGGCGGCCATGACTGGCGGCGACGTGCATATCGAAGGCGCGATCGGCGATCACTTGGCGCCCGTCATTTCGAAGCTGCAGGAAATGGGCGTTGCTATTACCGAGACGGACATCGGCATCCGCGTTACGGCGGCTAAGAAGCTGAAATCCGTCGATGTGAAGACGCTCCCTTATCCGGGCTTCCCGACCGACATGCAATCGCAGATGATGGCGCTGCTGATGGTCTCCGAAGGCACGAGCATCGTAACGGAAACGGTATTCGAGAACCGTTTCATGCATGTCGAGGAGTTCCAGAAAATGAACGCGCATATCAAAGTCGACGGTCGTACGGCGATCGTTTCCGGCGGCACGAAGCTGACGGGCGCGAAAGTGACGGCAACCGATCTGCGTGCGGGTGCGGCCCTTGTCTGCGCAGCGCTTTGCGCGGACGGCGAGAGCGAAATCACCGGCATCCACCATGTGGATCGCGGGTATGTGGATATTACAGGCAAGCTGGCATCGCTTGGCGCCGATATTCTCCGCGAGGAGAATACGGAATCGGCTCAGCCGCTCTACGTTAAGGTGCTGGAAGACGTTGCTGCCGCGCTTGAAGAAGCGGAGCCGGCAATCGTTGCCGCACGGACGCAGGAGCCGGCTAAACGGGAGAAAGAATTGCCTCGCATGAAAGCTCAGCCAACCTGGGCTTAA
- the spoIID gene encoding stage II sporulation protein D, translated as MNRARWKAGRSYRRRFWTRGWWLGFLWGLLLVLLVKGAVYFLAHERAKEEGLRPPTPAFLSESAPAEADNTIANPTTGGNGSTSPESDGTSQEDAQAASGSAADKPAETVSDYDRLWVSVYLTEEKRIERMPIELYVRGVLAGEMPVDFELEALKAQAIAARTYIYRRLLTGDRSGLTDKAKKADVDDTVMNQVYVSLGALLGRWSGSEKEANLQKLNEAVEGTKGLIVTYGGEPIQASFFSTSNGYTENASDYWNVDLPYLRSVASPWDKEISPKYEEKVTMKLKEAAAKLGVKTAEVRSMRILDTTSGERVKDIKVGGETFTGREIREKLSLASSDFAWTIDGNEISFTTKGYGHGVGMSQWGADGMAENGATARQILSHYYSGAKVEPASGTLN; from the coding sequence ATGAATCGAGCAAGATGGAAGGCCGGTCGCTCTTATCGTCGTCGATTTTGGACAAGGGGCTGGTGGCTCGGGTTTCTATGGGGATTGCTGCTCGTGCTGCTTGTGAAAGGGGCTGTCTACTTCCTGGCGCACGAGAGGGCGAAGGAGGAAGGACTGCGCCCGCCAACTCCCGCCTTTCTATCGGAATCGGCGCCTGCCGAGGCGGATAATACGATAGCGAACCCAACTACAGGAGGTAACGGTTCTACTAGCCCGGAGTCCGACGGTACCTCGCAGGAAGACGCGCAGGCGGCTTCCGGCTCGGCTGCGGACAAGCCGGCCGAGACGGTCAGCGACTATGACCGCTTATGGGTATCCGTCTACTTGACGGAAGAGAAGCGCATCGAGAGAATGCCGATCGAACTGTATGTGCGCGGCGTTCTGGCCGGCGAGATGCCGGTGGATTTCGAGCTGGAAGCGCTCAAAGCGCAAGCGATCGCGGCGAGAACTTACATTTACCGGCGATTGCTGACAGGCGACCGAAGCGGGCTGACGGATAAAGCGAAGAAGGCCGACGTGGACGATACGGTCATGAACCAGGTGTACGTTTCGCTGGGCGCGCTGCTGGGGCGTTGGAGCGGCTCGGAGAAGGAAGCGAATTTGCAGAAGCTGAACGAGGCCGTCGAGGGAACGAAAGGCTTGATTGTCACGTATGGCGGAGAGCCGATTCAGGCGTCATTCTTCTCGACCAGCAATGGTTATACGGAGAATGCATCCGACTATTGGAATGTCGACCTGCCGTATTTGCGCAGCGTAGCCAGCCCTTGGGATAAGGAGATTTCGCCGAAGTATGAAGAGAAGGTGACGATGAAGCTGAAGGAAGCGGCCGCGAAGCTGGGCGTGAAGACGGCCGAAGTCCGCAGCATGCGCATTCTCGACACGACGTCCGGCGAGCGGGTGAAGGACATCAAGGTCGGCGGCGAAACTTTCACGGGCAGGGAGATTCGCGAGAAACTGTCTCTCGCATCCTCGGATTTTGCCTGGACGATCGATGGGAATGAGATAAGCTTTACGACCAAAGGCTACGGGCATGGCGTCGGCATGAGTCAATGGGGAGCGGACGGGATGGCCGAGAACGGCGCAACCGCGCGGCAAATTCTGTCCCACTACTATTCCGGCGCGAAAGTCGAACCGGCTTCCGGCACCTTAAACTAG
- a CDS encoding M23 family metallopeptidase, with product MAKKWAAPSAFLAAAAIIVTLMWLYGGAGETSDKPASTSVDATQGVTDETTLDDQTTDADKMVEKSQDELMKWPADKSQLDVLAPYYDVQSSSENRAAALIQTYDNKFIPNMGIDLGKNDVAFDVKAALSGVVTVAEKNPINGNVVQIKHANGMVTIYNSLSDVQVKVGQDVKQGAVIAKAGRDELEKDLGVHVHFEVRQNGKPMNPSTLIEAASSGTEAQ from the coding sequence ATGGCAAAGAAATGGGCAGCACCATCAGCATTTTTGGCCGCGGCAGCAATCATCGTAACCTTAATGTGGCTCTATGGGGGAGCTGGGGAAACATCGGACAAACCGGCCAGCACCAGCGTAGACGCTACTCAAGGGGTAACGGATGAAACGACGCTCGACGATCAAACGACGGATGCTGACAAAATGGTAGAGAAGTCGCAAGACGAGCTTATGAAATGGCCTGCCGACAAGAGTCAACTGGATGTATTGGCGCCGTATTACGACGTTCAGTCCAGCAGCGAGAATCGCGCAGCGGCTTTGATTCAAACGTACGATAACAAGTTCATCCCGAACATGGGGATCGACCTTGGCAAGAATGACGTGGCGTTCGACGTCAAAGCGGCACTGAGCGGCGTGGTTACGGTAGCCGAGAAAAACCCGATTAACGGCAACGTGGTTCAAATCAAGCATGCGAACGGAATGGTCACGATCTATAACAGCCTGAGCGACGTTCAGGTGAAGGTCGGCCAAGACGTGAAGCAAGGCGCCGTCATCGCGAAAGCGGGACGGGACGAGCTGGAGAAGGATCTGGGCGTCCACGTGCACTTCGAAGTACGCCAGAACGGCAAGCCAATGAATCCTTCGACGCTGATCGAAGCCGCTAGTTCCGGCACGGAAGCACAATAA
- the spoIIID gene encoding sporulation transcriptional regulator SpoIIID — protein MHDYIKERTIKIGRCIVETKHTVRTIAKEFGVSKSTVHKDLTERLPEINPDLADQVKHILEYHKSIRHLRGGEATKIKYKKSSGRKREVLAAAKS, from the coding sequence GTGCACGATTACATCAAAGAACGGACCATAAAAATCGGCCGTTGCATCGTCGAGACGAAGCACACGGTGCGGACGATCGCTAAAGAATTTGGCGTCTCCAAAAGCACGGTGCACAAGGATTTGACCGAGCGTTTGCCGGAAATAAATCCTGATTTGGCAGACCAGGTGAAGCACATTCTGGAATACCACAAATCGATCCGGCACCTGAGGGGAGGAGAAGCGACCAAAATCAAGTACAAGAAGAGCTCCGGACGCAAGCGTGAAGTGCTTGCTGCGGCAAAATCGTAA
- the mreB gene encoding rod shape-determining protein MreB: MFSKDIGIDLGTANVSIHVRGRGVVLDEPSVVAIESETKRVLAVGEEAHRMVGRTPGNIIAIRPLRDGVIADFEITEIMLKAFIDRVGGRSWYSRPRILICAPTNITSVEQKAIREAAERSGAKDVFLEEEPKAAALGAGMDIYQPSGNMVVDIGGGTTDVAVLSMGDVVTASSIKVAGDKFDEAIMKYIKSKYKLLIGERTSEDIKIKIGTVYDNGFRDEIDIRGRDMVTGLPLTVTIYSDEVREALWEPVSSIVSAAKSVLERTPPELSADIIDRGVILTGGGALLGGLDALLAEELKVPVLIAEDPMHCVVKGTGLLLDYLDRVPRRADNAKR, translated from the coding sequence ATGTTTAGCAAGGATATTGGGATTGATTTGGGAACTGCAAACGTGTCCATTCATGTCAGAGGGAGAGGCGTCGTTCTGGATGAGCCTTCGGTCGTAGCGATCGAGAGCGAAACCAAACGCGTACTGGCCGTCGGTGAAGAAGCGCATCGGATGGTAGGACGGACCCCTGGAAACATTATTGCCATCCGACCGCTTCGGGACGGCGTCATCGCCGATTTCGAAATAACGGAAATTATGCTGAAGGCCTTTATTGATCGCGTGGGCGGCCGGTCTTGGTACAGCCGTCCTCGCATTCTTATTTGCGCGCCGACGAACATCACGTCGGTCGAGCAAAAGGCGATTCGCGAAGCCGCGGAGCGCAGCGGAGCAAAGGATGTCTTCCTGGAGGAAGAGCCGAAAGCAGCCGCGCTTGGCGCCGGAATGGACATCTATCAGCCGAGCGGAAACATGGTCGTCGATATCGGCGGCGGCACGACGGACGTTGCCGTGCTGTCGATGGGCGACGTCGTTACGGCCTCCTCGATTAAAGTCGCGGGGGACAAGTTCGACGAGGCGATCATGAAGTATATCAAGAGCAAGTACAAGCTCCTGATCGGCGAACGGACGAGCGAGGATATCAAAATCAAAATCGGTACCGTGTACGATAACGGCTTCCGGGACGAGATCGATATCCGCGGACGCGATATGGTGACAGGCTTGCCGCTTACGGTGACGATTTATTCGGACGAAGTGCGCGAAGCGCTCTGGGAACCGGTATCGTCCATCGTTTCGGCGGCCAAATCCGTGCTGGAGCGGACGCCGCCGGAATTGTCGGCAGACATCATCGACCGCGGCGTCATCTTGACGGGCGGCGGCGCGCTGCTGGGCGGTCTTGACGCGTTGCTTGCCGAAGAGCTTAAGGTTCCGGTGCTTATCGCCGAAGATCCGATGCATTGCGTTGTTAAAGGGACAGGCTTACTGCTGGACTATTTGGACCGCGTGCCTCGCAGAGCGGACAACGCGAAGCGCTAG